The Streptomyces sp. HUAS CB01 genome has a segment encoding these proteins:
- a CDS encoding phosphatase PAP2 family protein, with amino-acid sequence MRTDIFARLDREPEPPKIEIPRMSRTRLALFGGTSAFYLAIVVAVLISSWLVIVDWKVMLFRPYQQWPELHAFLDYFVVLGQRGPTAVMVAAWLGWRSWRQHTLRPLLVLGASLLLLNATVGAVKLGLGRLGPHYATQIGSAELFAGGDIFPSGHTANAVVTWGILAYLATTPLARRYLSALSAVVALGVGLTTVYLGTHWLSDVLLGWAAGLLILLALPWCEPLIGRVEDAILSLRDQLRARRLPVPSLPVASGGPRPAIYPQRLPAEDGGEPVRRPVGATSGVRAAGTRSTVGSAAVPAGQKQAGASGTPAVTATARHPQARTHAVGRSPHATHASLTPAGNRRPPRSRPVGG; translated from the coding sequence GTGCGTACCGACATCTTTGCCCGTCTGGACCGGGAGCCGGAGCCGCCGAAGATAGAGATCCCGCGGATGAGCCGCACCCGTCTCGCCCTCTTCGGCGGGACTTCGGCGTTCTATCTCGCGATCGTCGTCGCCGTGCTCATCTCGTCCTGGCTGGTGATCGTCGACTGGAAGGTCATGCTCTTCCGGCCGTATCAGCAGTGGCCCGAACTGCACGCGTTCCTGGACTACTTCGTGGTGCTCGGCCAGCGCGGACCGACGGCCGTGATGGTCGCCGCCTGGCTCGGCTGGCGCTCGTGGCGACAGCACACGCTGCGCCCGCTGCTGGTCCTGGGCGCCTCGTTGCTGCTGCTGAACGCCACCGTGGGAGCGGTCAAGCTCGGCCTGGGCCGGCTGGGCCCGCACTACGCGACGCAGATCGGCTCCGCCGAGCTCTTCGCCGGCGGCGATATATTTCCTTCGGGCCACACCGCCAATGCCGTCGTGACCTGGGGAATCCTCGCCTATCTGGCCACCACGCCGCTGGCCCGGCGGTACCTGTCGGCGCTCTCCGCCGTGGTCGCCCTGGGCGTCGGTCTGACGACCGTCTACCTGGGCACGCACTGGCTCAGCGATGTGCTGCTGGGCTGGGCCGCCGGACTGCTGATCCTGCTCGCCCTGCCGTGGTGCGAGCCGCTCATCGGACGCGTCGAGGACGCGATCCTCTCGCTGCGGGACCAGCTGCGCGCCCGTCGGCTGCCGGTGCCGTCGCTGCCCGTCGCCTCCGGCGGCCCGCGGCCGGCCATATACCCGCAGCGGCTGCCGGCCGAGGACGGCGGGGAGCCCGTGCGGCGCCCGGTGGGCGCGACGAGCGGCGTCCGTGCGGCCGGGACGCGGAGCACCGTCGGCAGCGCGGCGGTACCGGCCGGGCAGAAGCAGGCGGGCGCGTCCGGCACGCCCGCCGTGACGGCGACCGCCCGGCATCCGCAAGCCCGTACGCACGCCGTGGGGCGGTCCCCGCACGCGACGCACGCGTCCCTGACCCCGGCCGGCAACCGGCGCCCGCCCCGCTCGCGCCCGGTGGGCGGCTGA
- a CDS encoding cell division protein SepF produces the protein MGSVRKASAWLGLVEDNDERYYDDEYAEGTGAGDQWVTDPRVRVASETAEEQGRRIATVSPDSFRDARGIGEHFREGVPVIVNLTSLEPADAKRVVDFAAGLTFGLRGSIERVATRVFLLTPADTEIVSGESAGRPGDGFFNQS, from the coding sequence ATGGGATCGGTGCGCAAGGCGAGTGCATGGCTCGGTCTCGTCGAGGACAACGACGAGCGCTACTACGACGACGAGTACGCCGAGGGTACGGGAGCCGGCGACCAGTGGGTGACCGACCCGCGCGTCCGGGTGGCCTCCGAGACGGCCGAGGAGCAGGGTCGCCGGATCGCCACCGTCTCCCCCGACAGCTTCCGGGACGCACGCGGCATCGGGGAGCACTTCCGCGAGGGCGTTCCCGTCATCGTCAACCTGACCTCCCTGGAGCCCGCGGACGCCAAGCGCGTGGTGGACTTCGCGGCCGGGCTGACCTTCGGGCTGCGCGGCTCCATCGAGCGCGTGGCGACCCGGGTCTTCCTGCTGACCCCCGCCGACACGGAGATCGTCAGCGGGGAGTCGGCGGGCCGCCCCGGCGACGGGTTCTTCAACCAGAGCTGA
- a CDS encoding helix-turn-helix transcriptional regulator, with protein sequence MLETSARLLRLLSLLQAHREWSGAELADRLGVTARTVRRDVDRLRELGYPVNASPGTGGGYQLGAGAELPPLLLDDDEAVAVAVGLRTAAGNGIEGIGETSVRALAKLEQVLPHRLRRRIGALNAFTVPMLRAPQDQADPSVLTELANACRDSERLRFAYRDHNGSVSRRTVDPHRLVCTERRWYLVAWDVDRDDWRTFRVDRVTPKPPHGPRVPPRTPPAEDLAAYVSRGVSTATYAEKAVIRLRVPVERAAAAVSPSAGVLEPEGPDSCLLRTGAGSLDVMVVHVVLMGFDFEVVEPAELIEHIRTVRDRLGRSLDAAG encoded by the coding sequence ATGCTGGAGACCTCGGCGCGACTGCTGCGTCTGCTGTCCTTGTTGCAGGCCCACCGTGAATGGTCCGGGGCGGAGCTCGCCGACCGGCTGGGCGTCACCGCGCGCACCGTGCGCCGGGACGTCGACCGGCTGCGTGAACTCGGCTACCCCGTCAACGCCAGCCCGGGCACCGGCGGCGGCTACCAGCTCGGCGCCGGTGCCGAGCTGCCACCCCTGCTGCTCGACGACGACGAGGCCGTGGCGGTCGCGGTGGGGCTGCGAACCGCCGCCGGGAACGGCATCGAGGGCATCGGGGAGACCTCGGTACGCGCCCTGGCCAAGCTCGAGCAGGTCCTGCCCCACCGGCTGCGCCGCCGGATCGGCGCGCTCAACGCCTTCACGGTGCCGATGCTGCGGGCCCCGCAGGACCAGGCGGACCCCTCGGTCCTGACCGAGCTGGCGAACGCCTGCCGCGACAGCGAGCGGCTGCGCTTCGCGTACCGCGACCACAACGGCTCGGTCAGCCGCCGGACCGTCGATCCCCACCGGCTCGTCTGCACCGAGCGCCGCTGGTACCTCGTCGCCTGGGACGTCGACCGGGACGACTGGCGCACGTTCCGCGTCGACCGGGTCACCCCGAAACCGCCGCACGGGCCGCGCGTCCCGCCGCGCACCCCGCCCGCCGAGGACCTCGCCGCGTACGTGTCGCGGGGGGTGTCGACGGCGACGTACGCGGAGAAGGCGGTGATCAGGCTGCGGGTGCCCGTCGAGCGCGCGGCCGCGGCCGTGTCACCGTCCGCCGGGGTGCTGGAGCCCGAGGGGCCGGACAGCTGTCTGCTGCGTACCGGTGCCGGCAGCCTGGACGTGATGGTCGTTCACGTGGTGCTGATGGGCTTCGACTTCGAGGTGGTCGAGCCCGCGGAGCTGATCGAGCACATCAGGACGGTCCGCGACCGTCTGGGCCGGTCTCTGGACGCCGCCGGCTGA
- a CDS encoding MFS transporter, whose amino-acid sequence MFGRTTAGARPRAAGGGANRWVVLLVLCVSLLLVALDATVLHVAVPAVTEDLRPSGVELLWIVDAYPLVCASLLILFGTLGDRVGRRRVLLLGYALFGVASAVAALATTPEVLIGARALLGVGGAMIMPATLSILRAVFPDRRERATAIGIWTAVAAVGAATGPVLGGFLVQHFWWGSVFLINIPLMLLILPVGRWLLPESRGDREGPWDVLGALMAAAGVLGIVLGVKRLGAGDAVLDLRTAGPLLAGAVLLALFVRRQKSRRHPLVDIRMFARATFSTSVGCIVLAMLALVGLELIAVQYLQLVLGLSPLETGLRLLPLTFAAMAAGATGSFTLRRLGPRRMVGWGFVLTAAAVVLLTLMGQHDRPLLLTTGFVLLGFGLQTTLFGAYESMLSEAPPEQAGGAAAIGETSYQLGAGMGIALLGSVMNAAYAPGLDDATSVPPAARSAAGHSLGEAYQVALQLGGPVGDALRSAARHAFVHGLHVTLFVSAGLLLLGALAALRLPKVMECAEPDDPTGLPAAEQPAPARSGHAVPEPALPGAPLRDHVRAESAVPARRTPAEAAGPARTGRTAH is encoded by the coding sequence ATGTTCGGGAGGACCACGGCCGGAGCACGCCCGCGTGCCGCCGGCGGCGGTGCCAACCGCTGGGTCGTCCTGCTCGTCCTGTGCGTGAGCCTGCTCCTGGTCGCGCTGGACGCCACCGTCCTGCACGTCGCCGTGCCCGCCGTGACGGAGGACCTCCGCCCGTCCGGGGTCGAACTCCTGTGGATCGTCGACGCCTACCCCCTGGTGTGCGCGTCGCTGCTGATCCTGTTCGGCACCCTCGGCGACCGGGTCGGGCGCCGGCGCGTCCTGCTGCTCGGCTACGCGCTCTTCGGCGTCGCCTCCGCCGTCGCCGCGCTGGCCACCACGCCCGAGGTGCTCATCGGCGCCCGGGCCCTGCTCGGCGTCGGCGGCGCGATGATCATGCCGGCGACGCTCTCCATACTCCGGGCCGTCTTCCCGGACCGGCGCGAGCGGGCCACGGCCATCGGCATCTGGACCGCGGTCGCCGCGGTCGGCGCCGCCACCGGTCCGGTCCTGGGCGGCTTCCTCGTCCAGCACTTCTGGTGGGGCTCGGTCTTCCTGATCAACATCCCGCTGATGCTGCTGATCCTGCCGGTCGGTCGCTGGCTGCTCCCCGAGTCCCGGGGCGACCGCGAAGGGCCGTGGGACGTCCTCGGGGCGCTCATGGCCGCCGCGGGAGTCCTCGGCATCGTCCTCGGAGTGAAGCGGCTCGGCGCCGGCGACGCCGTGCTGGACCTCCGCACGGCCGGCCCGCTGCTCGCCGGGGCCGTGCTGCTCGCCCTCTTCGTCCGCCGCCAGAAGAGCCGCAGGCATCCGCTCGTCGACATCCGGATGTTCGCCAGGGCGACCTTCTCCACCTCGGTCGGCTGCATCGTGCTCGCCATGCTGGCGCTGGTCGGCCTGGAGCTCATCGCCGTCCAGTACCTCCAGCTCGTGCTCGGGCTGAGCCCGCTGGAGACCGGTCTGCGGCTGCTGCCGCTCACCTTCGCCGCGATGGCCGCCGGGGCCACCGGCTCCTTCACCCTCCGGCGCCTCGGCCCCCGCCGGATGGTCGGCTGGGGCTTCGTGCTCACGGCCGCCGCCGTGGTCCTGCTGACCCTGATGGGGCAGCACGACCGGCCGCTGCTGCTCACCACCGGATTCGTCCTCCTCGGCTTCGGGCTGCAGACCACGCTCTTCGGCGCGTACGAGTCGATGCTCAGCGAAGCCCCGCCCGAGCAGGCCGGCGGCGCGGCCGCCATCGGCGAGACCTCCTACCAGCTCGGCGCGGGCATGGGCATCGCGCTGCTCGGCAGCGTCATGAACGCCGCCTACGCCCCCGGGCTCGACGACGCCACGAGCGTCCCGCCCGCGGCGCGCAGCGCCGCCGGGCACTCGCTCGGCGAGGCCTACCAGGTGGCCCTCCAGCTCGGCGGACCCGTGGGGGACGCGCTGCGGAGCGCCGCCCGGCACGCGTTCGTCCACGGACTGCACGTGACGCTGTTCGTCAGCGCGGGCCTGCTGCTGCTCGGGGCGCTCGCCGCGCTGCGGCTGCCGAAGGTCATGGAGTGCGCCGAGCCCGACGACCCGACCGGCCTCCCGGCCGCGGAGCAGCCGGCGCCCGCCCGGTCCGGGCACGCCGTGCCCGAACCCGCGCTGCCGGGCGCCCCGCTCCGGGACCACGTCCGTGCCGAGTCGGCGGTGCCGGCACGCCGTACGCCCGCGGAGGCGGCCGGCCCGGCACGCACTGGACGCACGGCACACTGA
- a CDS encoding glycosyltransferase family 4 protein, with translation MHISFLLHNAYGIGGTIRTTFNLAATLAERHDVEIVSVFRHREEPTLGAPPGVTLRHLLDLRRGSPTYDGTDPDYTRPARVFPRGDGRWKQYSRLTDARIAAYLKALEADVVVGTRPGLNVHIARQAPRGPVRVGQEHLTLDSHDYRLRREIAHRYALLDAVTTVTEADARAYRTRLRLPDVRIEAVPNSVPLPAVAPADGDSTCVVAAGRLLKVKRYDLLVKAFSKVVTARPDWRLRIYGGGDATGNERDALLDLIARRGLHNHVFLMGPVHPLEPEWVKGSIAAVTSNRESFGMTIVEAMRCGLPVVATDCPHGPREIIEDGVDGLLVPVGDEDAIADALLALINDDELRRRAGAAALKASERFDPARIAERHESLFAELVARDARLRSRSALRDVLHRSRGAVLDAAYALRHRAGDAIRRGRAA, from the coding sequence ATGCACATCTCGTTCCTGCTCCACAACGCCTACGGAATCGGCGGGACGATCCGCACGACGTTCAACCTCGCCGCCACCCTGGCCGAGCGGCACGACGTGGAGATCGTGTCGGTCTTCCGCCACCGTGAGGAGCCGACCCTGGGTGCTCCGCCGGGTGTGACCCTGCGTCACCTCCTGGACCTCCGGCGGGGCAGCCCCACCTACGACGGCACCGATCCCGACTACACACGCCCCGCCCGGGTGTTCCCGCGCGGCGACGGACGCTGGAAGCAGTACAGCCGCCTCACGGACGCGCGCATCGCCGCGTATCTGAAGGCCCTGGAGGCCGACGTCGTCGTCGGCACGCGTCCCGGGCTCAACGTCCACATCGCCCGTCAGGCGCCCCGAGGCCCGGTCCGCGTCGGCCAGGAGCACCTGACCCTGGACAGCCACGACTACCGGCTGCGCCGCGAGATCGCCCACCGCTACGCCCTGCTGGACGCGGTCACCACCGTCACGGAGGCCGACGCCCGGGCCTACCGGACGCGCCTGAGGCTGCCGGACGTCCGCATCGAGGCCGTGCCCAACAGCGTGCCCCTGCCGGCCGTGGCCCCCGCCGACGGGGACAGCACCTGTGTCGTCGCCGCCGGCAGGCTGCTCAAGGTCAAGCGCTACGACCTGCTCGTCAAGGCCTTCTCCAAGGTCGTCACCGCGCGCCCCGACTGGCGGCTGCGGATCTACGGCGGCGGCGACGCGACCGGCAACGAACGCGACGCCCTGCTGGACCTGATCGCCCGGCGCGGTCTGCACAACCACGTGTTCCTCATGGGACCGGTCCATCCGCTGGAGCCGGAGTGGGTCAAGGGCTCCATCGCCGCGGTCACCTCGAACAGGGAGTCGTTCGGCATGACCATCGTCGAGGCGATGCGCTGCGGACTGCCCGTCGTCGCCACCGACTGCCCGCACGGGCCGCGCGAGATCATCGAGGACGGCGTCGACGGACTGCTGGTGCCGGTCGGGGACGAGGACGCGATCGCCGACGCCCTGCTCGCCCTGATCAACGACGACGAGCTGCGGCGGAGAGCGGGGGCGGCGGCGCTGAAGGCGTCCGAGCGGTTCGACCCGGCGCGGATCGCCGAGCGCCACGAGAGCCTCTTCGCCGAACTGGTCGCCCGGGACGCGCGCCTGCGCTCCCGCTCCGCGCTCCGGGACGTCCTGCACCGCTCGCGCGGCGCCGTGCTGGACGCGGCGTACGCACTGCGCCACCGGGCGGGCGACGCGATCCGCAGGGGGAGGGCGGCATGA
- a CDS encoding I78 family peptidase inhibitor codes for MAPIPTPSGQPDDAPESYVGLDSGTAERRARSRGWTTVRSLPPGSVITMEFLEGRLNFEVDDGTVRRCWKG; via the coding sequence ATGGCACCGATACCGACCCCCTCAGGACAGCCGGACGACGCCCCGGAGTCCTATGTCGGCCTCGACTCCGGCACGGCCGAGCGTCGCGCGCGCAGCCGCGGCTGGACCACCGTCAGATCGCTTCCGCCCGGCTCCGTCATCACCATGGAGTTCCTGGAGGGCCGGCTGAACTTCGAGGTCGACGACGGCACGGTCCGCCGCTGCTGGAAGGGCTGA
- a CDS encoding acyl-CoA dehydrogenase family protein, which translates to MSAPPKLPPFDPADPLGIDDLLEPEDLAVRDTVRSWAADRVLPQIADWYESGELPSVRELARELGSIGALGMSLTGYGCAGATAVQYGLACLELEAADSGIRSLVSVQGSLAMYAIWKYGSEDQKQRWLPSMAAGETIGCFGLTEPDHGSDPAGMRTYAKRDGSDWVLNGRKMWITNGSVAGVAVVWAQTDDGIRGFAVPTDTPGFSAPEIRHKWSLRASVTSELVLDEVRLPEDAVLPGVTGLKGPLSCLSHARYGIVWGAMGAARSSFEAALDYARTREQFGKPIGGFQLTQAKLADMALELHKGILLAHHLGRRMDAGTLRPEQVSFGKLNNVREAIEICRTARTILGANGISLEYPVMRHATNLESVLTYEGTVEMHQLVLGKALTGLDAFR; encoded by the coding sequence ATGTCCGCACCCCCGAAGCTCCCGCCCTTCGACCCCGCCGACCCCCTCGGCATCGACGATCTGCTGGAGCCCGAGGACCTCGCGGTACGCGACACCGTCCGCTCCTGGGCCGCCGACCGCGTGCTTCCGCAGATCGCCGACTGGTACGAGAGCGGTGAACTGCCCTCCGTACGCGAACTGGCCCGGGAACTCGGCTCGATCGGTGCCCTCGGCATGTCGCTGACCGGCTACGGCTGCGCCGGCGCCACCGCGGTCCAGTACGGACTCGCCTGCCTGGAACTGGAGGCCGCCGACTCCGGCATCCGCTCGCTCGTGTCCGTCCAGGGCTCGCTCGCCATGTACGCGATCTGGAAGTACGGCTCCGAGGACCAGAAGCAGCGGTGGCTGCCGTCCATGGCGGCCGGTGAGACCATCGGCTGCTTCGGGCTCACCGAGCCCGACCACGGCTCCGATCCGGCCGGCATGCGCACCTACGCCAAGCGCGACGGCTCCGACTGGGTGCTCAACGGGCGCAAGATGTGGATCACCAACGGCTCCGTCGCCGGCGTGGCCGTCGTCTGGGCCCAGACCGACGACGGCATCCGCGGCTTCGCCGTCCCCACCGACACCCCCGGCTTCTCGGCCCCCGAGATCCGGCACAAGTGGTCGCTGCGGGCCTCCGTCACCAGCGAACTCGTCCTGGACGAGGTGCGACTGCCCGAGGACGCCGTCCTCCCGGGCGTGACGGGACTCAAGGGGCCGCTCAGCTGTCTTTCGCACGCCCGCTACGGAATCGTGTGGGGCGCGATGGGCGCGGCACGCTCCAGCTTCGAGGCGGCGCTCGACTACGCGCGGACGCGGGAGCAGTTCGGAAAGCCCATCGGGGGCTTCCAGCTCACCCAGGCCAAGCTCGCCGACATGGCGCTCGAACTGCACAAGGGAATCCTGCTCGCCCATCACCTCGGGCGGCGGATGGACGCCGGGACGCTCCGCCCGGAGCAGGTCAGTTTCGGAAAGCTGAACAACGTGCGGGAGGCGATCGAGATCTGCCGCACCGCGCGCACGATCCTCGGCGCCAACGGGATCTCCCTCGAATACCCCGTGATGCGGCACGCCACCAATCTCGAGTCGGTGCTCACCTACGAGGGCACCGTCGAGATGCACCAGCTCGTGCTGGGCAAGGCGCTCACCGGCCTCGACGCGTTCCGGTAG
- the ctaD gene encoding aa3-type cytochrome oxidase subunit I produces the protein MGTDTAEAAASPAPVRRRGRVVVDWLTTTDHKKIGHLYLVTSFVFFLIAGLMAMLMRAELARPGLQLITNQTFNQAFTLHGTIMLLLFATPTFAGFANEIVPLQIGAPDVAFPRLNMFSYWLFLFGGLMVLGSLLVPTGPAAFGWTAYAPLNSLERSPGAGIDLWIMGLALSGFGTILTSVNFLATIIGMRAPGMTMFRMPIFTWNILFTTILVLVAFPVLAAALLVLESDRRFGSVVFEAGNGGALLWQHLFWFFGHPEVYIIALPFFGIITEIIPVFSRKPIFGYLTLVGATMAITGLSVVVWAHHMFATGAVLLPFFSLLSFLIAVPTGVKFFNWSGTMLKGSLSFETPMLWAVGFLVSFLLGGLTGVIIASPPMDFHVTDSYFIVAHFHYTVFGTVVFAMFAGFYFWWPKFTGKLLDERLGKIHFWTLFLGFQITFLVQHWLGAEGMPRRYSDYLAADGFTALNTVSTIGAFLLGASTLPFLYNVWRTAKYAEKVTVDDPWGFGRSLEWATSCPPPRHNFTTIPRVRSESPAFDLHHPEYAALRPAVPDSPHDDVSRRRPETGPDGRGPS, from the coding sequence ATGGGCACGGACACCGCCGAGGCCGCCGCCTCACCGGCGCCGGTGCGTCGGCGGGGCCGGGTGGTAGTGGACTGGCTGACGACCACCGACCACAAGAAGATCGGGCACCTCTACCTGGTCACGTCGTTCGTCTTCTTCCTGATCGCCGGGCTGATGGCGATGCTGATGCGGGCGGAGCTGGCCCGCCCCGGACTCCAGTTGATCACCAACCAGACGTTCAACCAGGCGTTCACGCTGCACGGCACGATCATGCTGCTGCTCTTCGCGACGCCGACCTTCGCGGGCTTCGCCAACGAGATCGTGCCGCTGCAGATCGGCGCGCCGGACGTCGCCTTCCCGCGGCTGAACATGTTCTCGTACTGGCTGTTCCTCTTCGGTGGGCTGATGGTGCTGGGCTCGCTGCTGGTGCCCACCGGCCCCGCCGCCTTCGGCTGGACCGCCTATGCGCCGCTCAACAGCCTGGAACGCTCACCCGGCGCCGGCATCGACCTGTGGATCATGGGCCTCGCGCTGTCCGGTTTCGGCACGATCCTCACGTCCGTGAACTTCCTGGCGACGATCATCGGGATGCGGGCGCCGGGCATGACGATGTTCCGGATGCCGATCTTCACCTGGAACATCCTCTTCACCACGATCCTGGTGCTGGTGGCGTTCCCGGTCCTGGCGGCGGCGCTGCTGGTGCTCGAGTCCGACCGGCGGTTCGGCTCGGTGGTCTTCGAGGCGGGGAACGGGGGCGCGCTGCTGTGGCAGCACCTGTTCTGGTTCTTCGGCCATCCCGAGGTCTACATCATCGCGCTGCCGTTCTTCGGCATCATCACGGAGATCATCCCGGTCTTCTCCAGGAAGCCGATCTTCGGCTATCTGACGCTCGTCGGGGCCACGATGGCGATCACCGGGCTCTCGGTGGTGGTGTGGGCCCACCACATGTTCGCGACCGGCGCCGTGCTGCTGCCCTTCTTCTCGCTGCTGTCCTTCCTGATCGCCGTGCCGACCGGGGTCAAGTTCTTCAACTGGAGCGGCACGATGCTCAAGGGCTCGCTGTCGTTCGAGACGCCGATGCTGTGGGCGGTGGGCTTCCTCGTCTCGTTCCTCCTGGGCGGGCTGACCGGCGTCATCATCGCCTCGCCGCCGATGGACTTCCACGTGACCGACTCGTACTTCATCGTGGCCCACTTCCACTACACGGTCTTCGGGACGGTCGTCTTCGCGATGTTCGCCGGCTTCTACTTCTGGTGGCCGAAGTTCACGGGCAAGCTCCTCGACGAACGCCTCGGGAAGATCCACTTCTGGACGCTGTTCCTCGGCTTCCAGATCACCTTCCTCGTCCAGCACTGGCTGGGCGCGGAGGGCATGCCCCGCCGGTACTCGGACTATCTGGCCGCCGACGGCTTCACCGCGCTGAACACGGTCTCCACGATCGGCGCCTTCCTGCTCGGCGCGTCCACGCTGCCGTTCCTCTACAACGTGTGGAGGACGGCGAAGTACGCCGAGAAGGTCACCGTCGACGACCCCTGGGGGTTCGGCCGGTCGCTGGAGTGGGCGACGTCGTGCCCACCGCCGCGGCACAACTTCACCACCATCCCGCGGGTGCGCTCGGAGTCGCCCGCGTTCGACCTGCACCACCCGGAGTACGCGGCGCTGCGCCCGGCCGTGCCGGACTCCCCGCACGACGACGTCAGCCGGCGGCGTCCAGAGACCGGCCCAGACGGTCGCGGACCGTCCTGA